One stretch of Ipomoea triloba cultivar NCNSP0323 chromosome 8, ASM357664v1 DNA includes these proteins:
- the LOC116027642 gene encoding uncharacterized protein LOC116027642 — translation MVDTGSSVNVMYLDVFRKLQLDRSQLMPVRTPLSGFTGAMVHPEGVVRLPVEVGTVPRVLQVTMEFVVVDLACVHNAILGRPGISQLGAIISMSHLCMKFQTPEGVGTVRGDPQSARRCYVRAVQKQDTSTSRVNTINKKGDARVERPEPSEEVELVPLSDSQPERTVKIGSALSPDLRTAIIVVLREYADILAWGPEDMPGIDRQTICHRLAVRPGSRPVKQKQRHLASDRREFVRSETKSLVAAGHIREVHYPEWLANVVLVPKPPAWRMCVDYTDLNKACPLDPFPFPSIHQMVDETAGAELLSFMDAFKGYHQVMMAEEDEAKTAFITPDGLYCYRVMPFGLRNAGATYQRMVNTLFGELIGKTMEAYIDDMLVKSKDKYDHASDLRRSFEIMRYNRLRLNPAKCTFAVQTGKFLGFMMTRRGIEPNPAKVKAIIDMRPPATVREVQQLTGRLAALSRFLSTLVERAHPFFQTLKKTSAFMWTDECQRAFESLKEYLASPIVLSRPEPGEELQIYLSASDRAISAVLCRTDPEGVQRPVYYISHALQGPELRYTRLEKVVFALYTTAKKLTPYFQGRVIRVLTDQPIGAILRTTTSSGRLIKWAMMLTQFAIEYTPRPAIKGQAVADFVVECSARDSTTPVTSDTAPVEWEIATDGSSCKQGAGAGIVLTSPKGFKVYYALSLAFSPTNNEAEYEAFIAGLRRARSLGAWHVRIRTDSALVVGQVTGAFETKGERLARYRDYFETKGERLARYRDYALSIMGSFDACIAEHIPIMGSFDACIAEHIPRAENADADMLSRLSHEAPEYISKVARVEELQTACVDALPVIPVDAETDDWIADLRSFLETGTLPENEQRARKVKLRAPRFQIVDNRLYRRSYGGPLMRCLTRFEAKLVMAELHSGLCSAHQGGRALARRIMLIGYYWPSIQLDCESLAKSCESCQLYARVPGRPATFYHPVSSAIQGRTTSDDYISAVRSVYMAKRDLPLWSSSSVGDRQQKTVRERVFPKFLSNGGHQVAPFFRSISSRERSSGECEPNHPGRTEKEVALGRTKLGRRAPVHLVVVPDYAXVISRFGVPVQLVTDNRRQFENEYFQNFLATVGTRSLRSSVAYPQGNGQVENANRTILEGLKKKLHSAGRSWADELPYILWSYRTTPREATKETPFALVYGAEARLPVEAWIPTSRERSYDENGNDSLIITGLDSVEERREVAARRVEEYQKKLKAYRDPKVRPRYFQVGDYVLRERQASKPLESGKLAQSWEGPYVVSAVVRPGTYRLETTTGKPVDRFWNSQHLVHFYQ, via the exons ATGGTGGATACGGGGTCGAGTGTGAATGTTATGTACCTAGACGTCTTCCGAAAGCTTCAGTTAGATCGGTCCCAGTTAATGCCTGTCAGGACACCGCTCTCAGGTTTTACAGGAGCAATGGTCCATCCGGAAGGAGTCGTCCGCCTGCCCGTAGAGGTTGGGACCGTCCCGAGAGTGCTCCAGGTGACCATGGAGTTCGTCGTCGTTGACTTGGCGTGCGTTCATAACGCCATCTTAGGCAGGCCGGGGATATCGCAGCTCGGCGCGATAATATCAATGTCGCACCTATGTATGAAATTCCAGACTCCGGAAGGTGTAGGCACGGTCAGAGGAGACCCCCAATCGGCGAGGCGATGCTATGTCCGGGCTGTACAGAAACAAGATACCAGCACGTCTCGGGTGAACACCATCAATAAGAAGGGAGACGCCCGAGTCGAACGTCCCGAACCGTCGGAAGAGGTCGAGTTGGTACCGCTATCGGACTCTCAACCGGAACGTACTGTGAAGATTGGCTCGGCCTTATCGCCAGATTTACGGACCGCAATCATCGTCGTCCTTCGGGAATACGCCGACATCTTGGCCTGGGGACCGGAAGATATGCCTGGGATCGACCGCCAGACAATATGCCATAGGTTAGCCGTACGCCCGGGCTCCCGACCGGTCAAGCAGAAGCAGAGACACCTGGCGTCCGACCGACGAGAGTTCGTCCGCTCCGAAACGAAATCTTTGGTAGCGGCCGGACACATACGGGAGGTTCACTACCCCGAGTGGTTAGCAAACGTAGTTCTCGTCCCTAAACCCCCAGCCTGGAGGATGTGCGTGGATTATACGGACCTCAACAAGGCGTGCCCGCTAGACCCGTTCCCTTTCCCGAGTATCCACCAGATGGTCGACGAGACCGCAGGCGCCGAGCTCTTAAGTTTTATGGACGCTTTCAAGGGCTATCACCAGGTGATGATGGCCGAAGAGGACGAAGCCAAGACAGCATTCATTACTCCAGACGGTCTATACTGCTACCGAGTTATGCCGTTCGGTCTCCGCAATGCCGGTGCAACTTACCAGAGAATGGTGAACACCTTGTTCGGAGAGCTGATCGGTAAAACGATGGAGGCCTACATCGATGACATGCTGGTAAAGAGTAAAGATAAGTATGACCATGCGTCCGACCTGAGACGGAGCTTTGAGATCATGAGATATAACCGGCTGAGACTCAATCCGGCCAAATGTACTTTCGCAGTCCAGACCGGGAAGTTTCTCGGGTTTATGATGACAAGGAGAGGAATCGAGCCGAACCCCGCGAAAGTGAAGGCGATAATCGACATGAGGCCGCCGGCCACGGTTAGAGAAGTTCAACAGCTGACTGGTCGATTGGCCGCCTTGAGCCGCTTCCTCTCGACACTTGTTGAGCGGGCACACCCGTTCTTCCAGACACTGAAGAAGACATCCGCCTTCATGTGGACTGATGAGTGTCAACGGGCTTTCGAAAGTTTGAAAGAGTACTTGGCCTCACCGATAGTGTTGTCCAGGCCGGAACCTGGTGAAGAGTTGCAGATTTATCTCTCCGCATCAGACCGCGCTATCAGCGCAGTGCTATGCCGAACCGACCCTGAAGGGGTGCAACGCCCGGTTTATTACATCAGCCACGCTCTCCAGGGCCCTGAACTGCGGTATACCCGGCTGGAGAAGGTCGTATTCGCGTTGTACACGACCGCTAAGAAGTTAACGCCATACTTTCAAGGCCGGGTGATCCGGGTGCTCACCGATCAACCGATAGGGGCCATACTCCGGACGACCACTTCCTCCGGTCGGTTAATTAAATGGGCAATGATGTTGACCCAGTTCGCAATCGAATACACGCCGAGACCGGCCATCAAAGGACAAGCCGTAGCAGATTTCGTCGTAGAATGTTCAGCACGTGACAGCACCACCCCGGTGACCTCCGACACTGCCCCGGTGGAATGGGAAATTGCAACAGATGGGTCAAGCTGCAAGCAGGGCGCCGGCGCTGGTATAGTTCTTACCAGCCCGAAGGGCTTCAAAGTTTACTACGCCCTGTCGCTTGCTTTCTCACCGACCAACAATGAAGCGGAGTACGAGGCCTTCATAGCCGGCCTGCGGCGCGCCCGCTCTCTGGGGGCTTGGCATGTGAGGATCCGGACTGACTCAGCCCTAGTCGTCGGACAGGTCACCGGCGCTTTCGAAACAAAAGGGGAACGGCTAGCCCGGTACCGCGACTATTTCGAAACAAAAGGGGAACGGCTAGCCCGGTACCGCGACTACGCTTTATCCATTATGGGATCGTTCGACGCTTGCATAGCCGAGCACATTCCCATTATGGGATCGTTCGACGCTTGCATAGCCGAGCACATTCCGCGGGCCGAGAATGCGGATGCGGACATGTTATCCCGACTATCACACGAGGCTCCGGAATATATATCGAAGGTCGCCCGGGTGGAAGAGCTGCAGACCGCTTGCGTGGATGCGCTTCCTGTGATACCGGTCGATGCGGAAACGGATGATTGGATCGCCGACCTCCGTTCATTTTTAGAGACCGGGACCTTACCAGAGAATGAGCAGAGGGCCAGGAAAGTAAAGCTGCGAGCTCCCCGTTTCCAGATAGTCGACAATCGCCTTTACCGGCGGTCTTATGGAGGGCCGCTGATGAGATGTCTAACCCGCTTTGAGGCCAAACTCGTGATGGCCGAGCTGCATTCCGGACTTTGCTCTGCCCATCAGGGGGGCCGGGCCTTGGCAAGAAGAATAATGCTGATCGGCTATTATTGGCCATCGATCCAATTAGACTGTGAGTCACTAGCAAAGTCGTGCGAATCCTGTCAACTTTACGCCCGGGTCCCAGGCAGGCCGGCCACCTTCTATCATCCGGTCAGTTCTGCAATACA AGGCCGAACCACTAGCGACGATTACATCTCAGCAGTGCGCTCGGTTTATATGGCGAAACGTGATCTCCCGCTTTGGAGTTCCAGTTCAGTTGGTGACCGACAACAGAAGACAGTTCGAGAACGAGTATTTCCAAAATTTCTTAGCAACGGTGGGCACCAGGTCGCTCCGTTCTTCCGTAGCATATCCTCAAGGGAACGGTCAAGTGGAGAATGCGAACCGAACCATCCTGGAAGGACTGAAAAAGAAGTTGCACTCGGCCGGACGAAGCTGGGCAGACGAGCTCCCGTACATCTTGTGGTCGTACCGGACTACGCCNACGTGATCTCCCGCTTTGGAGTTCCAGTTCAGTTGGTGACCGACAACAGAAGACAGTTCGAGAACGAGTATTTCCAAAATTTCTTAGCAACGGTGGGCACCAGGTCGCTCCGTTCTTCCGTAGCATATCCTCAAGGGAACGGTCAAGTGGAGAACGCGAACCGAACCATCCTGGAAGGGCTGAAAAAGAAGTTGCACTCGGCCGGACGAAGCTGGGCAGACGAGCTCCCGTACATCTTGTGGTCGTACCGGACTACGCCCCGGGAGGCCACGAAGGAAACGCCTTTCGCACTAGTTTATGGCGCCGAAGCCCGCCTGCCAGTGGAAGCGTGGATACCGACCTCTAGAGAGCGGAGCTATGATGAGAACGGCAATGACTCCTTGATAATCACCGGGTTGGATTCTGtggaagagaggagagaggtcGCAGCCCGGAGGGTCGAAGAATatcaaaagaaattgaaagcatACCGCGACCCTAAAGTGCGCCCCCGCTACTTTCAGGTAGGGGATTACGTGCTGAGAGAGAGACAGGCCAGCAAACCGCTAGAGAGCGGGAAATTGGCCCAGAGCTGGGAAGGTCCCTACGTCGTTTCGGCCGTGGTGAGACCGGGGACCTACCGGCTCGAAACCACCACTGGCAAACCGGTCGACCGCTTTTGGAATTCCCAGCATTTGGTCCATTTTTATCAATAG
- the LOC116027923 gene encoding exocyst complex component EXO84C — MRIESSEEEDDFPSIETVTPQSKIDTIYQSNSEKGIRKISFELLELKDAVENMCGNSRTKCLAFLRLSEEVVEMNHELNELRKHISAQGILVQDLINGACQELSLWSQANANVLETQESELGDNCLIDASEDDHLSFLESIDILLAEHKIEEAIEAIDAEEKSHPEMRSVGETSPTEPSAYRSALSKRKAMLEKQLVEITERPSIAVVELKRALSGLLKLGKGPLAHQLLVKSIRLRLQKKIEAFLPLCSCYPETYSATLSNLVFSTILLVAKESSSMFGDNPLYSNRIIQWAETEIESFVRLVKEHAPVSETAPALRAASFCAQTSLNHCYALEQHGLKLSKLLLVLLQPYIEEVLELNFIRARRAILHFAEDEDIMLSPRFASPLSTFATPSGRLLVESGMRFIYVVKEIVERLTQLVILHFGANILMRISLLFDKYVDALIKALPGLSEDDNLTELKESVPFRVETDSEQLALLGTAFTISEELLPMVVSRIWNVLTESKEADSGISEVITPSSNNTVEVKEWRRHLQHSLDKLRDSFCRQYIVNFIYSRDGDARLDAQIYLSGTGEDLASESEPLPSLPFQALFGKLQQLATVAGDVLLGREKIQKVLLARLTETVVMWLYNEQDFWSILEDESASLTQHGLQQLMLDMHFTVEIARFAGYPSRHVHQIASDIMSRAIRTFSARGVVQSALPEDEWFVETAKRAINKLLLGGSGSDTSEIYDEEHIIHDEFIDSGSPSSLSSLESSESFASAHSGDFGSPSFTDSEN; from the exons atgaggATAGAGAGCagcgaagaagaagatgacTTCCCGTCAATCGAGACCGTAACCCCTCAGTCCAAGATCGACACCATTTATCAATCCAACTCTGAGAAG GGAATCAGAAAAATTTCTTTTGAGCTTTTGGAACTGAAAGATGCAGTGGAGAACATGTGTGGGAATTCACGCACTAAATGCTTGGCCTTCTTGAG GTTATCAGAAGAAGTGGTGGAAATGAATCATGAGTTGAATGAGTTAAGAAAACATATTTCTGCCCAGGGTATTCTTGTCCAAGATTTGATTAATGGTGCATGTCAAGAATTAAGTTTATGGAGCCAAGCTAATGCTAATGTTCTTgaaactcaagaaagtgaattaGGAGATAATTGCTTAATAGATGCATCAGAAGATGACCATTTGTCATTTTTGGAAAGTATTGATATTCTTCTGGCTGAGCACAAAATTGAAGAAGCAATAGAGGCAATAGATGCTGAAGAGAAAAGTCACCCAGAGATGAGAAGTGTGGGAGAGACTTCGCCTACAGAACCATCAGCTTATAGGTCTGCTTTGTCTAAAAGAAAAGCAATGCTTGAGAAGCAGCTTGTTGAgatcaccgagagaccttctaTTGCTGTCGTTGAGCTCAAAAGGGCTTTGTCTGGTTTGTTAAAGTTGGGGAAAGGTCCTTTGGCACACCAGCTACTTGTCAAGTCAATTAGACTTCGCCTTCAGAAAAAAATTGAAGCTTTCCTTCCACTGTGTTCTTGTTATCCTGAAACATACTCAGCCACTTTGTCTAACCTTGTATTCTCTACTATTTTATTGGTGGCTAAGGAATCGAGTTCAATGTTTGGTGATAATCCTCTTTATAGTAACAGAATTATTCAATGGGCAGAAACGGAAATTGAATCTTTTGTAAGGTTGGTTAAAGAGCATGCACCCGTTTCTGAGACAGCTCCTGCTTTACGTGCAGCAAGTTTTTGTGCTCAGACTAGTCTTAACCACTGCTATGCCTTGGAACAGCATGGCCTAAAACTCTCCAAGCTGCTCTTGGTTCTTTTGCAACCATATATTGAAGAAGTTCTTGAGCTGAATTTCATACGAGCTAGAAGAGCAATTCTCCATTTTGCTGAAGATGAGGATATAATGCTGTCACCTCGTTTTGCATCTCCATTATCTACTTTTGCCACACCATCTGGTAGGCTGCTTGTTGAAAGTGGCATGAGATTCATATATGTTGTCAAA GAAATAGTTGAACGCCTAACCCAGTTAGTAATTCTGCACTTTGGAGCTAATATATTGATGAGAATTTCACTGCTTTTTGACAAGTATGTGGATGCTTTGATCAAAGCCTTACCTGGCCTTTCTGAAGATGACAACCTCACAGAGCTTAAAGAGTCTGTACCTTTTAGAGTTGAAACTGATTCTGAGCAGCTAGCATTGTTGGGGACTGCTTTTACCATTTCTGAGGAATTATTGCCAATGGTTGTCTCCAGAATTTGGAATGTACTCACTGAAAGCAAAGAAGCAGATAGTGGGATTTCTGAAGTTATAACACCTTCCTCAAATAATACTGTAGAGGTTAAGGAGTGGAGGCGCCATCTTCAGCACTCACTTGACAAACTCAGGGATAGTTTCTGTCGACAATATATTGTGAACTTCATCTACTCTAGAGATGGTGATGCACGATTGGATGCACAAATTTATTTAAGCGGGACAGGGGAAGATCTGGCGTCAGAGTCCGAACCTCTTCCTTCTTTGCCATTCCAG GCTCTATTTGGGAAGTTGCAGCAGTTAGCAACCGTGGCTGGTGATGTTCTACTTGGTAGGGAGAAAATACAGAAGGTTTTGCTTGCCAGGTTGACTGAAACTGTGGTCATGTGGTTGTATAATGAGCAAGATTTTTGGAGTATTCTGGAGGATGAGTCTGCTTCTCTTACACAACATGGACTGCAACAG TTAATGCTAGATATGCACTTCACTGTAGAGATTGCAAGATTTGCTGGTTATCCATCCAGGCATGTGCATCAAATAGCATCCGATATAATGTCTCGTGCAATCAGGACATTTTCGGCTAGGGGCGTTGTGCAAAG TGCCCTGCCAGAGGATGAATGGTTTGTGGAAACTGCAAAAAGAGCAATAAACAAGCTTCTGTTGGGTGGGTCTGGATCAGATACGTCCGAGATTTACGACGAAGAACATATAATTCACGACGAGTTTATCGACTCCGGCTCACCTTCTTCGCTCTCGTCTCTGGAAAGTTCCGAGTCTTTTGCTTCAGCGCATTCAGGCGATTTTGGTAGCCCAAGTTTCACTGATTCTGAGAACTGA
- the LOC116027644 gene encoding probable protein phosphatase 2C 4, whose amino-acid sequence MEKAAAFESSPFFSSIPLQPIPRSSISSVRSGPVPGISGFVSGPVERGFLSGPIERSFFSGPLDIHCDKLHRDSNPNGSHSNGLSSEGSLVYDEDEEGIEALMAQNVQWAQGKAGEDRVHVVISEEHGLIFVGIYDGFNGPDATDFLLQNLYTNVFKELKGVLWNETKNTTVPLVINHSDVLKGPRILRGPSTTPKESIWRDPYRR is encoded by the exons ATGGAAAAGGCCGCGGCTTTTGAGAGCTCCCCGTTTTTCTCCTCCATCCCTTTGCAGCCCATTCCCCGGAGTTCCATTTCCTCCGTCCGGTCCGGCCCGGTTCCGGGGATTTCCGGGTTCGTCTCCGGGCCGGTTGAGCGCGGGTTCTTGTCCGGCCCGATAGAGAGGAGCTTCTTCTCCGGCCCTCTGGATATTCACTGCGATAAACTCCATAG AGATTCCAATCCCAATGGGAGTCATAGTAATGGTTTGAGCAGTGAGGGTAGTTTAGTctatgatgaagatgaagaaggcATTGAGGCGTTGATGGCTCAGAATGTGCAGTGGGCTCAGGGGAAAGCAGGGGAGGATAGGGTCCACGTTGTGATCTCCGAGGAACATGGGTTGATTTTTGTGGGGATTTATGATGGTTTTAACGGCCCAGATGCCACAGACTTTTTGCTACAAAACCTCTACACAAATGTGTTCAAGGAACTGAAGGGGGTGCTGTGGAATGAAACCAAAAACACTACTGTTCCATTGGTGATTAACCATTCTGATGTTCTTAAGGGGCCGCGGATTTTGAGAGGTCCCTCGACAACGCCAAAGGAGTCGATTTGGAGGGATCCTTACCGGCGGTAG